One Oncorhynchus kisutch isolate 150728-3 linkage group LG13, Okis_V2, whole genome shotgun sequence DNA window includes the following coding sequences:
- the si:ch211-81a5.8 gene encoding complexin-3 isoform X2: protein MDTMVKQSLAVPIKKLSSCVTGVKEREVWARRRAKRGTGGVKNSPPRTGQTSVTRSYQTDLEKERKLREALNAQKHAERAAMRDHFRKKYQLSKSSKDTSHLSAAQGKVALPRQLAKLIGPETPAKDDGYSLLSAFQGLNFNMGMLGGKQTKSSTPMSVNGEACKVM from the exons ATGGATACTATGGTGAAGCAGTCTCTGGCGGTGCCCATAAAGAAGCTGTCCAGCTGTGTGacaggagtgaaggagagagaggtgtgggccAGGCGTAGGGCCAAGAGGGGGACAGGAGGAGTAAAGAACAGCCCTCCACGGACGGGACAGACCTCCGTCACACGCTCCTACCAAactgacctggagaaggagag GAAGCTGAGGGAAGCCCTGAATGCTCAGAAGCACGCAGAGAGAGCCGCCATGAGGGATCACTTCAGGAAGAAGTACCAGCTCTCCAAG AGTTCCAAGGACACCAGCCACCTGAGTGCGGCGCAAGGGAAAGTGGCACTCCCCCGTCAACTGGCTAAACTGATTGGTCCTGAGACCCCTGCCAAGGACGATGGCTACAGCCTGCTGAGCGCCTTCCAAGGCCTCAACTTCAACATGGGGATGCTTGGAGGCAAGCAGACCAAGTCGTCCACTCCAATGTCAGTCAACGGAGAGGCCTGCAAAGTCATGTGA
- the si:ch211-81a5.8 gene encoding complexin-3 isoform X1 translates to MDTMVKQSLAVPIKKLSSCVTGVKEREVWARRRAKRGTGGVKNSPPRTGQTSVTRSYQTDLEKESCVDSRKLREALNAQKHAERAAMRDHFRKKYQLSKSSKDTSHLSAAQGKVALPRQLAKLIGPETPAKDDGYSLLSAFQGLNFNMGMLGGKQTKSSTPMSVNGEACKVM, encoded by the exons ATGGATACTATGGTGAAGCAGTCTCTGGCGGTGCCCATAAAGAAGCTGTCCAGCTGTGTGacaggagtgaaggagagagaggtgtgggccAGGCGTAGGGCCAAGAGGGGGACAGGAGGAGTAAAGAACAGCCCTCCACGGACGGGACAGACCTCCGTCACACGCTCCTACCAAactgacctggagaaggagag TTGTGTTGATTCCAGGAAGCTGAGGGAAGCCCTGAATGCTCAGAAGCACGCAGAGAGAGCCGCCATGAGGGATCACTTCAGGAAGAAGTACCAGCTCTCCAAG AGTTCCAAGGACACCAGCCACCTGAGTGCGGCGCAAGGGAAAGTGGCACTCCCCCGTCAACTGGCTAAACTGATTGGTCCTGAGACCCCTGCCAAGGACGATGGCTACAGCCTGCTGAGCGCCTTCCAAGGCCTCAACTTCAACATGGGGATGCTTGGAGGCAAGCAGACCAAGTCGTCCACTCCAATGTCAGTCAACGGAGAGGCCTGCAAAGTCATGTGA
- the LOC109881263 gene encoding dual specificity protein kinase CLK2 has protein sequence MGKTELYSVYKSFLDCLCLSRSSSEGPGKNEKAPDDGHLAYQNGDVLQERYEVISLLGEGTFGKVVTCVDRRRAGARVALKIIKNMEKYRQAAKLEINVLEKINEKDPHNKHQCVQMLDWFDYHGHVCISMELLSLSTFDFLKENNFLPYCMDHIRQMAYQICLAVNFLHINKLTHTDLKPENILFVNSDYTITYNAEKKRDERKVKDTTVKLVDFGSATFDHEHHSTIISTRHYRAPEVILELGWSHPCDVWSIGCILFEYYEGFTLYQTHDNQEHLAMMERVRGPLPSTMICKTRKQKYFHFRRLDWNDNSKAGRFVKDHIKPLWRYRLSEAKEHHQFFDLLEKMLEYEPSKRLSLSSALLHPFFLPLRRGSKAWESTRNICR, from the exons ATGGGGAAGACAGAGTTGTACTCTGTGTATAAGAGCTTTCTggactgtctctgcctctct cGGAGCAGCAGTGAGGGGCCAGGGAAGAACGAGAAGGCCCCTGATGATGGTCACCTGGCCTACCAGAATGGAGACGTTCTACAAGAGAGAT ATGAGGTTATCAGTCTGTTGGGAGAGGGCACCTTTGGGAAGGTGGTGACGTGTGTGGACCGGCGCAG ggctgGGGCACGTGTAGCTCTGAAGATCATTAAGAACATGGAGAAGTACAGACAAGCTGCTAAACTGGAGATCAATGTCCTGGAGAAAATCAACGAGAAAGACCCACACAACAAACA tCAATGTGTTCAGATGCTGGACTGGTTTGACTACCATGGTCATGTGTGTATATCCATGGAGCTGCTATCCCTCAGCACTTTTGACTTCCTGAAGGAGAACAACTTCCTGCCGTACTGTATGGATCACATCCGCCAGATGGCCTACCAGATCTGCCTCGCTGTCAACT TTCTCCATATCAACAAGCTGACCCACACTGACCTCAAACCTGAGAACATCCTGTTTGTCAACTCTGACTACACCATCACTTACAACGCTgagaag AAGCGGGATGAGAGGAAAGTGAAGGATACAACAGTAAAGCTGGTGGATTTTGGCAGTGCCACGTTTGACCACGAACACCACAGCACCATCATATCTACACGCCACTACCGTGCTCCTGAGGTTATTCTGG AGCTGGGCTGGAGTCATCCGTGTGATGTCTGGAGTATCGGCTGCATCCTGTTTGAGTACTATGAAGGCTTCACCCTATATCAG ACCCATGACAACCAGGAGCAcctggccatgatggagagagtaCGGGGACCTCTCCCCTCTACGATGATCTGCAAGACCAG GAAGCAGAAGTATTTTCACTTCAGGCGTCTAGACTGGAACGATAACTCCAAGGCAGGACGATTCGTCAAAGACCACATTAAACCTCTATGG aGATACCGGTTATCAGAAGCTAAGGAGCATCATCAGTTCTTTGACCTGTTGGAGAAGATGCTGGAGTACGAGCCCTCCaaacgcctctctctctcctccgccctcctccatcccttcttccTACCACTCCGTAGGGGCAGCAAGGCCTGGGAGAGCACCCGGAACATATGCCGATGA